A window from Pseudomonas kribbensis encodes these proteins:
- a CDS encoding heavy metal translocating P-type ATPase translates to MSDSITFDLPISGMTCASCAGRVERALSKVSGASAVSVNLATEQARVQAPGDSLPALMEAVERAGYSVPQQTVELNIDGMTCASCVGRVERALNKVPGVKSVSVNLANERAHLELLGAVDPQALITAVSKAGYSASLFEHEHQTDNHQQRLNHERWALICAIALALPLVLPMLLQPFGIHWMLPAWAQFTLATPVQFIFGARFYVAAWKAVRAGAGNMDLLVALGTSAGYGLSLYEWATTTEGMPHLYFEASAVVIALVLLGKYLESRAKRQTASAIRALEALRPERAIQVIDGREQDVAISALRLGDLVMVKPGERFPVDGEVLEGQSHADEALISGESLPVPKQPGDKVTGGAINGEGRLLVSTTALGAESVLARIIRLVEDAQAAKAPIQKLVDKVSQVFVPTVLLLALATLIGWWLYGAPLETALINAVAVLVIACPCALGLATPTAIMAGTGVAARHGILIKDAEALERAHEVSAVVFDKTGTLTSGTPRIAHFSAIDGDENALLTAAGALQRGSEHPLAKAVLDACAERNLTVPDVSDSQSLTGRGIAGHLDGRRLALGNRRLLEETGLDAGTLAESAKAWETEGRTLSWLIEQSPEPRVLGLFAFGDTLKPGALHAVRQLAARHIHSHLLTGDNRGSARVVAEALGIENVHAEVLPADKAATVAELKKTGVVAMVGDGINDAPALAAADIGIAMGGGTDVAMHAAGITLMRGDPRLVPAALEISRKTYAKIRQNLFWAFVYNLIGIPLAAFGLLNPVLAGAAMALSSVSVVSNALLLKTWKPEDLEDNR, encoded by the coding sequence ATGTCCGATTCCATCACGTTCGATCTGCCCATCAGCGGCATGACCTGCGCCAGTTGCGCCGGCCGCGTCGAGCGCGCCTTGAGCAAAGTCAGCGGCGCCAGTGCCGTCAGCGTCAACCTCGCCACCGAACAGGCCCGGGTGCAGGCCCCCGGCGACAGCCTGCCGGCGCTGATGGAAGCGGTTGAGCGCGCCGGTTACAGCGTGCCGCAGCAAACCGTGGAATTGAACATCGACGGCATGACCTGCGCCTCCTGCGTCGGTCGTGTCGAACGTGCACTCAACAAAGTGCCAGGGGTGAAAAGCGTCAGCGTCAACCTCGCCAACGAACGCGCCCACCTCGAGCTGCTCGGCGCAGTCGACCCACAAGCCCTGATCACTGCCGTGAGCAAGGCCGGTTATTCGGCCAGCCTCTTCGAACATGAACACCAGACCGACAATCATCAGCAACGCCTGAATCACGAGCGCTGGGCGCTGATCTGCGCCATCGCCCTCGCCTTACCGCTGGTGTTGCCGATGCTGCTGCAACCGTTCGGTATTCACTGGATGCTCCCGGCCTGGGCGCAATTCACCCTCGCCACTCCGGTGCAATTCATCTTCGGTGCACGTTTTTATGTGGCCGCGTGGAAAGCCGTGCGCGCCGGGGCCGGCAACATGGATTTGCTGGTGGCCCTCGGCACCAGCGCCGGTTACGGCTTGAGTCTCTATGAATGGGCCACGACCACCGAGGGCATGCCGCATCTGTATTTCGAAGCCTCGGCGGTGGTCATCGCGCTGGTGCTGCTCGGCAAGTACCTGGAAAGCCGCGCCAAACGCCAGACCGCCAGCGCCATCCGCGCACTGGAAGCGCTGCGGCCGGAGCGGGCGATTCAAGTCATCGATGGCCGCGAACAGGACGTCGCCATCAGCGCCCTGCGCCTCGGCGATCTCGTAATGGTCAAACCCGGTGAACGTTTCCCGGTGGACGGCGAGGTGCTGGAAGGCCAGAGCCATGCCGACGAAGCGCTGATCAGCGGCGAAAGCCTGCCGGTGCCCAAGCAGCCGGGGGACAAGGTCACCGGCGGCGCGATCAACGGCGAAGGCCGCTTGCTGGTGAGCACCACGGCGCTCGGTGCGGAAAGCGTGCTGGCGCGGATCATCCGTCTGGTGGAAGACGCTCAGGCCGCGAAGGCGCCGATCCAGAAACTGGTGGATAAAGTCAGTCAGGTGTTCGTGCCGACGGTTCTGCTGCTGGCCCTCGCCACGCTGATCGGCTGGTGGCTCTACGGTGCGCCGCTGGAAACCGCGTTGATAAACGCCGTCGCGGTGCTGGTGATCGCCTGCCCCTGCGCCCTCGGTCTGGCGACACCGACCGCGATCATGGCCGGCACCGGTGTCGCCGCTCGCCACGGGATTTTGATCAAGGACGCCGAAGCGCTGGAGCGCGCCCATGAAGTCAGCGCCGTGGTGTTCGACAAGACCGGTACCCTGACCTCCGGCACCCCACGCATCGCGCATTTCAGTGCGATCGACGGTGATGAAAACGCTCTGCTGACAGCGGCCGGCGCGCTGCAACGCGGCAGTGAACACCCCTTGGCCAAAGCAGTGCTGGATGCCTGTGCCGAACGCAATCTGACGGTGCCCGACGTCAGCGACAGCCAGTCCCTGACCGGTCGTGGCATCGCCGGCCATCTCGACGGTCGGCGCCTGGCGCTGGGCAATCGTCGACTACTGGAAGAAACCGGTCTGGACGCCGGCACGCTGGCGGAGTCCGCCAAGGCCTGGGAAACCGAAGGCCGGACACTGTCGTGGCTGATCGAACAAAGCCCCGAACCCCGAGTACTCGGTCTGTTCGCCTTCGGCGACACCCTCAAGCCCGGCGCACTGCATGCGGTGCGACAACTGGCTGCGCGACATATCCACAGCCACTTGCTGACCGGCGACAACCGTGGCAGCGCCCGCGTCGTCGCCGAAGCGCTGGGCATCGAGAACGTCCACGCCGAGGTGTTGCCAGCAGACAAAGCCGCCACCGTCGCCGAACTGAAGAAAACCGGGGTCGTGGCCATGGTCGGCGACGGCATCAACGACGCCCCGGCACTGGCCGCTGCCGACATCGGCATCGCCATGGGTGGCGGCACCGACGTGGCCATGCACGCCGCCGGCATCACCCTGATGCGCGGCGACCCGCGACTGGTGCCGGCCGCGCTGGAGATCAGCCGCAAGACCTACGCGAAGATCCGCCAGAACCTGTTCTGGGCCTTCGTCTACAACCTGATCGGCATTCCGCTGGCGGCGTTCGGCTTGCTCAATCCGGTGCTGGCCGGCGCGGCAATGGCCCTGTCGAGCGTCAGTGTGGTGAGCAATGCGCTACTGTTGAAAACCTGGAAACCCGAGGATCTGGAGGACAATCGATGA
- a CDS encoding heavy-metal-associated domain-containing protein: MQVFSVEGMSCGHCVKAVTQAVQSKDPAASVRVDLAAKEVGVESALSAEQVIEAISEEGYAIRLA, from the coding sequence ATGCAAGTGTTCAGTGTTGAAGGCATGTCCTGCGGTCACTGCGTCAAGGCCGTTACCCAGGCGGTGCAGAGCAAGGATCCGGCGGCCAGCGTGCGGGTCGATCTGGCGGCGAAGGAAGTCGGTGTCGAAAGTGCGTTGAGCGCCGAACAAGTGATCGAGGCGATCAGCGAAGAAGGCTACGCCATCAGACTCGCCTGA
- a CDS encoding multidrug effflux MFS transporter, whose amino-acid sequence MNFRTILILGALTAFGPLAIDFYLPAFPSMALAFGTDEKHVQLTLSAYFFGLSIGQLAYGPVADRFGRRIPLLTGLVLFTLASLACAYAPNLEWLIGARFVQALGGCAGMVIGRAVVADKCDAVESAKVFSQLMLVMGLAPILAPMLGGLLVNTTGWQSIFLVLTGFSAMAGLAVALGLPESLPAHVPRQPLSGALRQYGRLLTDPIYMGHALTGGIAIAGMFAYIAGSPFIFIKLYGVPPEHFGWLFGTNAAGFILVAQINARLLAKRGPAFLLSRAVWVYFGAGLTLLAVSTLHTEALWPLLIPLFICVASLGCISPNAAASAMNGQGARAGSASALLGCMQFSVAAGASALVGVLHDGTAVPMAMVISLCGLLVVSAAMLTRRMQNARALAKAQAEV is encoded by the coding sequence ATGAACTTCCGTACCATTCTGATTCTCGGTGCCTTGACCGCTTTCGGTCCGTTGGCGATCGACTTCTATCTCCCCGCGTTTCCCTCCATGGCGCTGGCGTTCGGCACCGATGAGAAACACGTCCAGCTGACGCTGTCGGCTTACTTCTTTGGCTTGTCCATCGGCCAACTGGCCTACGGGCCGGTGGCGGACCGTTTCGGGCGGCGGATTCCATTGCTCACCGGCCTGGTGCTGTTCACCCTGGCGTCATTGGCCTGCGCTTATGCGCCGAATCTGGAATGGCTGATCGGTGCGCGGTTCGTTCAGGCACTGGGCGGTTGTGCAGGGATGGTGATTGGCCGGGCGGTGGTCGCCGACAAATGCGATGCCGTGGAATCGGCGAAGGTCTTTTCGCAACTGATGCTGGTGATGGGACTGGCACCGATCCTGGCGCCGATGCTCGGCGGTCTGCTGGTCAACACCACGGGGTGGCAGTCGATCTTCCTGGTGCTGACCGGCTTCAGTGCCATGGCCGGTCTGGCGGTCGCTCTTGGCCTGCCGGAAAGTCTGCCGGCCCATGTTCCGCGCCAGCCTCTGTCCGGTGCACTGCGCCAGTACGGCCGCCTGCTGACCGACCCGATCTACATGGGCCATGCCCTGACCGGTGGCATCGCCATCGCCGGGATGTTTGCCTACATTGCCGGCTCGCCCTTCATTTTCATCAAGCTGTACGGCGTTCCGCCCGAGCATTTCGGCTGGCTGTTCGGCACCAACGCGGCGGGCTTCATTCTGGTGGCGCAGATCAATGCGCGACTGTTGGCCAAGCGCGGCCCGGCGTTTCTGTTGTCGCGGGCAGTCTGGGTCTACTTCGGTGCCGGGCTGACCTTGCTCGCGGTCAGCACCCTGCACACCGAGGCCCTGTGGCCGCTGCTGATTCCATTGTTCATTTGCGTGGCCAGTCTTGGCTGCATCAGCCCCAATGCGGCGGCGAGTGCGATGAACGGCCAGGGCGCTCGCGCCGGCAGTGCTTCGGCATTGCTCGGGTGCATGCAATTCAGCGTCGCCGCCGGGGCTTCGGCGCTGGTGGGAGTCTTGCACGACGGCACCGCCGTGCCGATGGCCATGGTCATCAGCCTGTGCGGTCTGTTGGTGGTCAGCGCGGCGATGCTCACCCGGCGCATGCAGAATGCCCGGGCGCTGGCAAAGGCGCAGGCCGAAGTCTGA
- a CDS encoding zinc-binding alcohol dehydrogenase family protein — translation MKAIAYYASLPISDEKSLQDIELPEPVAGPRDLLVEVKAISVNPVDTKVRQNVAPEGGAAKVLGWDVAGVVKSVGSEVTLFKAGDKVFYAGSIARAGGNSELHVVDERIVGHMPKSLGFAEAAALPLTAITAWELLFERLQIREDNTDEGQSLLIVGAAGGVGSILTQLAARLTGLKVIGTASRPQTREWVTELGADVVIDHSQPLSEELKRAGLTHVTHVASLTQTDQHLDQLVEALAPQGKLALIDDPKSLDVTKLKRKSLSLHWEFMYTRSLFETPDMIEQHKLLNRVADLIDAGTLKTTVGEHFGKINASNLRRAHELLESGKAKGKIVLESF, via the coding sequence ATGAAAGCCATCGCCTATTACGCCTCCCTGCCCATCAGCGACGAAAAATCCCTGCAAGACATCGAACTGCCGGAGCCAGTAGCCGGCCCGCGCGACCTGCTGGTGGAAGTCAAAGCGATTTCGGTCAACCCGGTCGACACCAAGGTTCGCCAGAACGTCGCGCCGGAAGGCGGCGCCGCCAAAGTGCTGGGCTGGGACGTGGCCGGTGTGGTCAAGTCGGTGGGCAGCGAAGTGACGCTGTTCAAGGCCGGCGACAAGGTGTTCTACGCCGGTTCCATCGCCCGGGCCGGTGGCAACAGCGAACTGCACGTGGTGGATGAGCGCATTGTCGGCCACATGCCGAAAAGCCTCGGCTTCGCCGAAGCCGCCGCCCTGCCACTGACCGCCATCACGGCGTGGGAGCTGTTGTTCGAACGCCTGCAAATCCGCGAAGACAACACTGACGAAGGTCAGAGCCTGTTGATCGTCGGCGCCGCCGGTGGCGTGGGTTCGATCCTGACCCAACTGGCCGCCCGATTGACCGGGCTCAAAGTGATCGGCACCGCCTCCCGTCCGCAAACCCGGGAGTGGGTGACAGAACTGGGCGCCGACGTGGTGATCGATCACAGCCAGCCATTGAGCGAAGAACTGAAACGCGCCGGCCTCACTCATGTGACCCACGTCGCCAGCCTGACCCAGACCGACCAGCACCTGGACCAACTGGTCGAGGCTCTGGCGCCGCAAGGCAAACTGGCGCTGATCGATGATCCGAAGTCGCTTGACGTGACCAAGCTCAAGCGCAAGAGCCTGTCGCTGCACTGGGAGTTCATGTACACCCGCTCGCTGTTCGAGACGCCGGACATGATCGAGCAGCACAAACTGCTCAACCGCGTGGCGGACCTGATCGATGCCGGGACGTTGAAAACCACGGTGGGCGAGCACTTCGGCAAGATCAATGCAAGCAACCTGCGCCGGGCCCATGAATTGCTGGAAAGCGGCAAGGCCAAGGGGAAAATTGTTTTAGAAAGTTTCTAA
- a CDS encoding putative quinol monooxygenase: MSQPFTAIATLIAKSGQQDTLENALRALVEPSRAEDGCSQYDLHRDLADPLTFYVIEHWASEEVLQAHNASAHFQDFQATAGHCIEHFQLKRLGAIA; the protein is encoded by the coding sequence ATGTCCCAGCCCTTCACCGCTATCGCCACCCTGATCGCCAAGTCCGGCCAGCAGGACACACTCGAAAACGCCCTGCGCGCACTGGTTGAGCCGAGCCGTGCCGAGGATGGCTGCAGCCAGTACGACCTGCACCGCGACCTGGCCGATCCGCTGACCTTTTATGTGATCGAGCACTGGGCCAGCGAGGAAGTCCTTCAGGCACACAATGCCAGCGCACACTTTCAGGACTTCCAGGCCACCGCCGGCCACTGCATCGAACACTTCCAGTTAAAACGCCTGGGCGCCATCGCCTGA
- a CDS encoding LysR family transcriptional regulator, with translation MLRFDDLQLFVRAADLGSLSAAARVMDMSPAVASAALKRIEQQLGARLLARSTRSLRLTSEGEGFLEYARAALSNLDEGRRLLASGQDQVSGILQLSAPSDFGRNLLLPWLDEFQREHPKLTVRLLLGDRIADLFRQPVDIALRYGEPEDSSLVALPIAAQNRRVLCASPGYLAKHGEPTQLEQLAQHNCLLYMLGSRVHDHWSFHDGKREVGLTVSGDRFSDDADVVRLWAVAGAGIAYKSWLDVAGDVLAGRLKVLLPGLLCERAPLNLLCAHRAQLSKPVNLLREMLASRCAELSSRFPVFPQVDH, from the coding sequence ATGTTGCGGTTCGATGACTTGCAGTTGTTTGTCCGGGCGGCGGATCTGGGCAGTCTGTCGGCGGCGGCACGGGTGATGGATATGTCCCCCGCCGTGGCCAGCGCGGCGCTCAAACGTATCGAGCAACAGCTCGGCGCACGCCTTCTGGCGCGTTCCACTCGCAGTCTGCGGCTGACCTCCGAGGGCGAAGGTTTTCTCGAATACGCCCGGGCGGCGCTGAGCAACCTGGATGAAGGGCGTCGTCTGCTGGCCAGCGGTCAGGATCAGGTCAGTGGGATTCTGCAGTTGTCGGCCCCCTCGGATTTCGGCCGCAACCTGCTGCTGCCGTGGCTCGATGAGTTTCAGCGCGAACACCCAAAACTGACCGTGCGTCTGTTGCTGGGCGACCGCATCGCCGACCTGTTTCGCCAACCGGTGGACATCGCCTTGCGCTACGGCGAACCGGAAGACTCCAGTCTGGTCGCGTTGCCCATCGCCGCACAGAACCGGCGGGTACTGTGTGCCTCTCCCGGCTATCTGGCGAAACACGGTGAGCCGACTCAACTGGAACAGCTCGCGCAGCACAATTGCCTGCTGTACATGCTGGGCAGTCGGGTGCACGACCACTGGAGTTTTCATGACGGCAAACGCGAGGTCGGCCTGACCGTCAGTGGCGATCGTTTCAGCGACGATGCCGATGTGGTGCGCCTATGGGCCGTCGCGGGGGCGGGCATCGCTTACAAATCCTGGCTGGATGTGGCCGGGGATGTTCTTGCGGGGCGATTGAAAGTTCTGCTGCCGGGGCTGCTCTGTGAGCGGGCTCCGCTGAATCTGCTGTGCGCCCATCGCGCACAATTGAGTAAGCCGGTGAACCTTCTGAGGGAGATGCTCGCCAGCCGTTGCGCGGAATTGAGTAGCCGATTTCCCGTTTTTCCGCAGGTTGATCATTAG
- a CDS encoding ArsR/SmtB family transcription factor yields the protein MEHAPCISQIATLLADPKRSAMMWALMDGSARQTEELALLAGLSPSSASAHLGRLSAGGLLKVEARGRKRFFRLAAPEIGAAIEALASATLASAPREIPDVFKRATPIARPQSAPSSLLRARFCDDHLGGTLAADLYQRLLDAGWIEQLEHRVVVTHKGATQLASRGVFIQALAHRNAQVACACPDWSERRPHMGGSLGAALLQLFMQSGWLTLPNDSRALQLTATGQREIHRFARETELEMAL from the coding sequence ATGGAACATGCACCTTGCATCAGCCAGATCGCCACGTTGCTGGCCGATCCCAAACGCAGCGCGATGATGTGGGCGCTGATGGATGGTTCGGCCCGGCAGACCGAGGAACTGGCGCTGCTGGCGGGGCTGTCGCCCTCATCGGCCAGTGCGCATCTGGGGCGCTTGTCCGCTGGCGGTCTGTTGAAGGTCGAGGCTCGCGGGCGCAAGCGCTTCTTTCGCCTGGCGGCTCCGGAAATCGGCGCGGCCATCGAGGCTTTGGCCAGCGCCACGCTCGCCAGTGCCCCGCGGGAAATTCCCGATGTCTTCAAACGCGCCACACCCATCGCCAGACCCCAGTCCGCACCCTCTTCCCTGCTGCGTGCGCGTTTTTGCGACGACCATCTGGGTGGCACGCTGGCGGCCGACCTGTACCAGCGTCTGCTGGATGCCGGCTGGATCGAACAGCTCGAACATCGGGTGGTGGTCACTCACAAGGGGGCGACACAATTGGCCAGTCGCGGGGTCTTCATCCAGGCGCTGGCCCACCGTAACGCACAGGTCGCCTGTGCGTGCCCGGACTGGAGCGAGCGGCGCCCGCACATGGGGGGCTCGCTAGGTGCGGCGTTGTTGCAGCTGTTCATGCAGTCCGGCTGGTTGACGCTACCCAACGACTCCCGCGCCCTGCAGCTGACGGCGACGGGACAGCGGGAAATTCATCGATTCGCCCGGGAGACCGAGCTGGAAATGGCGCTGTAG